From Oryza brachyantha chromosome 9, ObraRS2, whole genome shotgun sequence, a single genomic window includes:
- the LOC102715608 gene encoding GDSL esterase/lipase EXL3-like: MEHGSVKLQLLLVAALCVSPWQVAATTVSGTVGAGRGRPRVPAVLVFGDSIVDTGNNNAVLTLTKSNFRPYGKDLDGGVPTGRFSNGRIPPDFLASRLGLKDLVPAYLGTDLTDDDLLTGVSFASAGTGYDPLTSTLVAVLPMQEELNMFVEYKERLAGITGDAARIVSESLFLVCAGTDDIANNYYLAPVRSLQFDVAAYVDFLNQLASDFIKQLHREGARRIAVLGMPPIGCVPSQRGIAGGGACDAARNRAARLFNARLEQEIVSLQRTLQCRSIGYVDIYGVLEDMITDPGKYGFDVSARGCCGAGDLVVALPCTELTATTCADDRKYVFWDSYHPTERAYGMMVDYLYPRYVEKLISY, translated from the exons ATGGAGCACGGCAGCGtcaagctgcagctgctgttgGTGGCAGCGCTCTGCGTCTCGCCATGGCAGGTCGCCGCGACGACGGTCAGTGGCACAGTTGGCGCCGGGCGTGGCCGGCCGCGGGTGCCGGCCGTTCTGGTGTTCGGCGACTCCATCGTCGACACCGGCAACAACAACGCCGTGCTGACGCTCACCAAGTCCAACTTCAGGCCCTACGGCAAggacctcgacggcggcgtcccCACCGGCCGCTTCTCCAACGGCCGCATACCGCCGGACTTCCTAG CGTCACGGCTGGGCTTGAAAGACCTGGTGCCTGCCTACCTCGGCACCGACCtcaccgacgacgacctcctcaccggcgTCAGCTTCGCCTCGGCCGGCACCGGCTACGATCCCCTCACCTCCACTCTCGTG gcCGTCCTGCCGATGCAGGAGGAGCTGAACATGTTCGTCGAGTACAAGGAGAGGCTCGCCGGGATCACCGGCGACGCCGCGAGGATCGTGTCCGAGAGCCTGTTCCTCGTCTGCGCCGGCACCGACGACATCGCCAACAACTACTACCTCGCCCCCGTCAGATCACTGCAATTCGATGTTGCAGCCTACGTCGATTTCCTCAACCAGCTAGCCTCCGATTTCATCAag CAACTTCACCGGGAAGGGGCGAGGAGGATCGCGGTCCTGGGGATGCCGCCGATCGGGTGCGTGCCGTCGCAGCGgggcatcgccggcggcggggcgtgCGACGCGGCCCGCAACCGCGCGGCGCGGCTGTTCAACGCCAGGCTGGAGCAGGAGATCGTCTCCCTCCAGAGGACGCTGCAGTGCCGGAGCATCGGCTACGTCGACATCTACGGCGTCCTGGAGGACATGATCACCGACCCCGGCAAATACG GGTTTGACGTGTCGGCGAGAGGCTGCTGCGGCGCCGGAGACCTCGTGGTGGCGCTTCCCTGCACCGagctgacggcgacgacgtgcgccGATGACCGGAAGTATGTCTTCTGGGACAGCTACCACCCAACTGAGAGAGCGTACGGCATGATGGTGGATTATCTGTACCCAAGATACGTGGAGAAGCTAATCTCATATTGA
- the LOC102715882 gene encoding mediator of RNA polymerase II transcription subunit 4 has translation MMQSHLPSPARLGLTASSPSLPPNPAVVNPTSSPPHGNPSASAGAGAGAGAGAAAAPTLTTSPSLLPLLPPLPRAQSLLQLISTLASNLFELSPNRAAWISAYRGSLPTFLPSSSSAPPPPLPTPVSSTKEALSLLNTLQTQLFEAVAELQETLDLQDARARLAREARAKDTSILAFTKKLREAHQVLDRLVDDYADYRRDPKRPRGAAAADGPEPVSDGDFGSSLHSKLDLDDVLTYAHRISYTTFAPPEHGAGLPLRGALPPAPQENEMRMSQLYQFADLDVGVPKKSLEAKERTASEGEATPLFEPTPPREEARPHMMPHMLPPNVLPGWPNGPLDIPLPPPGWKPGDPITLPPDGILAGVKGEEPRASVPQMSVAVPAMVPKAQEPIQVRHVDLDINISSSSDEYSSDVGSSEEDDED, from the coding sequence atgaTGCAGTCGCACCTCCCCTCCCCGGCGCGGCTGGGGCTgaccgcctcgtcgccgtcgctcccGCCGAACCCGGCGGTGGTGAATcccacctcctccccgccaCACGGAAACCCTAGCGCGAGCGCtggcgcgggggcgggggcgggggcgggcgcTGCGGCTGCCCCAACCCTaaccacctcgccgtcgctgctgccgctcctgccgccgctcccgcgGGCGCAGTCGCTCCTCCAGCTGATCTCCACGCTCGCCTCCAACCTCTTCGAGCTCTCGCCCAACCGCGCCGCGTGGATCTCCGCGTATCGGGGGTCGCTCCCCactttcctcccctcctcgtcctccgcgccgccgccgccgctcccgaccCCGGTCTCCTCCACCAAGGAGGCGCTGTCGCTGCTCAACACGCTGCAGACGCAGCTCTTcgaggccgtcgccgagcTGCAGGAGACCCTCGACCTGCAGGACGCGCGCGCCCGGCTCGCCCGTGAGGCGCGCGCCAAGGACACCTCGATCCTCGCCTTCACGAAGAAGCTGCGCGAGGCACACCAGGTGCTCGACCGACTCGTCGACGACTACGCCGACTACCGCCGCGACCCCAAGCGCCCACGCGGCGCAGCGGCCGCGGACGGCCCCGAGCCGGTGTCAGACGGCGACTTCGGCTCATCGCTCCACTCCAAGCTCGATCTGGACGACGTCCTGACGTACGCCCACCGCATAAGCTACACGACCTTCGCGCCGCCTGAGCATGGTGCTGGGCTACCTCTGCGTGGGGCGTTGCCGCCTGCTCCTCAGGAAAATGAGATGAGGATGTCGCAGCTGTATCAGTTTGCTGATTTGGATGTTGGGGTGCCCAAGAAATCCCTGGAGGCAAAGGAGAGGACCGCATCAGAGGGAGAGGCTACTCCACTCTTTGAGCCTACACCACCccgggaggaggcgaggcCACACATGATGCCACATATGCTACCACCTAATGTGCTGCCTGGGTGGCCGAACGGGCCACTCGATATTCCGTTGCCGCCGCCTGGATGGAAACCTGGGGACCCGATCACTCTACCACCGGATGGCATTCTGGCTGGTGTCAAGGGTGAGGAGCCACGGGCCAGTGTGCCACAGATGTCTGTTGCTGTGCCAGCAATGGTGCCGAAGGCCCAAGAACCAATTCAAGTCCGGCATGTTGATCTTGACATTAACATTAGTTCTAGCAGTGATGAGTACAGCAGCGATGTTGGGAGCTccgaagaagatgatgaggaTTAG
- the LOC102705279 gene encoding WD-40 repeat-containing protein MSI3-like has protein sequence MDGGSSSPARPPRAGSSATEMEEYQNWKKNAPVLYDLVISQPLEWPSLTVQCFPSSQSPESTRSHRLVLGTHTSDGSLNHLMLADAVLPLPPRLAAAAAAAGGAVPAPSVSISRSVPHKGEVNRARCMPQRPYTVATKSCVDEVHVYHLGDGGEKGGADVVLKGHEAEGYGLAWSPMKEGLLLSGSYDKKICLWDLAAGSGAPSLDARHVFEGHDDVVEDVAWHLKDDNLFGSVGDDCKLMMWDLRTNKPGQSIVAHQKEVNSLSFNPFNEWILASASGDATIKLFDLRKLSRSLHVFDSHEGEVFQVEWNPNLETVLASSASDKRVMIWDVSRIGDEQAEEDANDGPPELLFVHGGHTAKISELSWNPTQKWVIASVAEDNILQIWEMAESIYCDDNYLHDNDDSCQAT, from the exons ATGGACGgcggctcctcctcgccggcgaggcctcCAAGGGCCGGGTCGTCCGCGACGGAGATGGAGGAGTACCAGAACTGGAAAAAGAACGCGCCGGTGCTCTACGACCTCGTCATCTCCCAGCCGCTCGAGTGGCCATCGCTCACCGTGCAGTGTTTCCCCTCCTCCCAGTCGCCGGAGTCCACCCGCTCCCACCGGCTCGTCCTCGGCACCCACACATCCGACGGGTCCCTCAACCACCTCATGCTCGCTGACGCCgtcctcccgctcccgccccgcttggcggccgcggcggcggctgcgggcgGCGCCGTCCCGGCCCCGTCCGTGTCCATCTCCCGCTCGGTGCCGCACAAGGGCGAGGTTAACCGCGCCCGCTGCATGCCGCAGAGGCCGTACACGGTGGCTACCAAGAGTTGCGTCGACGAGGTGCATGTGTATCAtcttggcgacggcggcgagaaggGCGGCGCCGATGTGGTGCTTAAGGGGCATGAGGCGGAGGGCTATGGGCTGGCGTGGAGTCCAATGAAGGAGGGGTTGCTGTTGAGTGGCTCGTATGACAAGAAGATTTGCCTCTGGGATCTAGCTGCTGGGAGTGGAGCTCCGTCTCTAGATGCGCGGCATGTGTTTGAG GGTCATGACGATGTTGTTGAAGATGTTGCATGGCACCTGAAAGATGATAACCTATTTGGATCTGTTGGGGATGACTGCAAGTTGATGATGTGGGACTTGCGTACTAACAAACCAGGACAATCAATTGTTGCGCACCAAAAAGAA GTCAACTCCTTGTCCTTCAATCCTTTTAACGAGTGGATCTTGGCTTCAGCATCCGGAGATGCAACTATTAAGCTGTTTGACTTGCGAAAACTGTCAAGAAGCTTGCATGTATTCGACAGCCATGA AGGAGAGGTTTTTCAGGTTGAGTGGAATCCTAATTTGGAGACTGTGTTAGCATCTTCTGCTTCAGATAAAAGGGTGATGATATGGGACGTTAGTAG GATCGGAGATGAGCAGGCAGAGGAAGATGCAAACGATGGTCCACCGGAGCTGCTATTCGTGCATGGAGGGCACACAGCTAAGATATCAGAATTGTCGTGGAACCCCACCCAGAAATGGGTCATTGCCAGCGTGGCGGAAGATAACATCCTGCAGATCTGGGAGATGGCAGAAAGCATATACTGTGATGATAATTATCTGCATGACAATGATGATTCGTGTCAAGCCACATAA
- the LOC102705558 gene encoding protein FD-like, whose translation MAMEDNEDMWANTSSPSASPPGPTAGEGGFISTALSLNSTHLHGLLSSSFVAADPPSHAGSNNDDSSGYRNAAPTSSFFSPASYHYHGHPLAPPPAPLDAARRAFELNMCAAGAGAPAAGDRRKKRMIKNRESAARSRARKQARVNNLEAEVEQLKQENKMLRVKYEQLRKTVEVPVPVRRTLQRVLSAPF comes from the exons ATGGCGATGGAGGACAACGAGGACATGTGGGCGAACACGTCCAGCCCcagcgcgtcgccgccggggccgacggcgggggagggggggttCATCTCCACAGCGCTCAGCCTCAACTCGACGCACCTCcacggcctcctctcctcgtccttcgtcgccgccgacccccCGTCCCACGCCGGCAGCAAcaacgacgacagcagcggcTACCGCAATGCCGCGCCGACGTCGTCCTTCTTCTCCCCCGCCTCGTACCACTACCACGGCCACCCCCTCGCTCCTCCCCCCGCGCCGCTcgacgccgcccgccgcgcgttCGAGCTCAACAtgtgcgccgccggcgccggcgcccccgccgccggggacCGCCGCAAGAAGCGGATGATCAAGAACCGCGAGTCCGCGGCGAGGTCCCGCGCGCGCAAGCAGGCCCGCGTCAACAACCTGGAGGCCGAGGTGGAGCAGCTCAAGCAGGAGAACAAGATGCTCCGCGTCAAGTACGAGCAG CTGAGGAAGACGGTGGAGGTACCCGTGCCGGTGAGGAGGACTCTGCAGAGGGTGCTCTCCGCGCCATTCTGa